The genomic stretch GGCCATAAACGCCATGCACATAAGCGGGATGCCCGCCGACATTGTCATGCCCAGATGGCGACCGGTATGCCAAAACCGTCAGCGAGTGGCGGGTTGGGAAACGGCCTCGCCTTGCCGCTGGCGATGCGGCCGGCGATCAGCATCATGACGGCCGCATCGAGGAAATCGTCGGCGGCCGCACCGCGTGGTGGCGCCTGGTCGAGGAAGTCGATGCCACAGCCGTGCCGGTACAGCAGCGCCTTGCGCTCCGCCATGCCGGCCGGATTGACGCTGCCCTTGATCTTCTTGGGCAGCTGCATCGCCCGGTCGCCATTCAGGCGGCAGAAGGCGACTTCCGGATGCGATTCGAAGATACGGCCGCGCAGATCGGGCCGCGCGATCAACAAGGCGTCGATCTCGCGGATCTTCGAAAAGATACCGAAGGCCTGGATGGAAACGCCGCGCGGCGGATCGGATGTCGCCCTTGCCACCTCGCTTGCCCTGCGATGCGCGGCATACCAGGCTTCGATCGTGGTGAAGTCGCTGGTGTCGGCATAGAGCGCGGCGCGCGACGGGATCGAGAAGACACTGGATTGGCGTGCCCCGAGCAGCGGCCTGACCAGCGCCTCCGGGCCTCGCCCGCCTTTGCTGGAGAACTCCGGCAGGCCGATCGGCATGTCGACGGCGACAACCGCATCGCCAGGATTTGCCGCAAGCAGCGCCGCGAAACTGGCGAAGATTTCGACCGAGGGTAATGAACCGGGCTCGCGCCGCACGGCGATCCAGCCGGCCTTGCAGCCGTCGGCGCCGACCAGCACGACCCCGGCCGAAGTCACGCCCGGCGGTCCCGCCCCGGATGCGTGAGATGGCGCAACTGCACCATGGCCATCGGGTGCGACAGGCTCTGCGCGTCGGTTTCCAGCTGCAGCTCGTCGCCGCCGCGTTTTGCCGTGCGCGCCAGGATCTCGTAGACCGCCGCCGTGGTCGACTGCAGCGCCTTGATCGGCGGCTGGCCGGAAAGGATGCGGGCGAGATAGACGGCGGCCGTCAGATCGCCCAGGCCGTTCGGCGGCTTGTCGATCAGGCGATGCTCGGCGAGCAGCGCCTGGGTGCCGTCGAGCAGCAGATTGCCGGTGCCGCCGATCATCATCGACTGTGCCGAGGTGACCAGCATGGTCGACGGTCCGGCGTGGAGCGCTGCCGCGATCACCGATTTCAGGTCCGGCAGCGGCGCGCCGGCCATCCATTCCAGCTCGTAGCGGTTGGGCGTGGCGATGTCAGCGATCGGCATCAGCCGGTCGCGCATGGCGGCGGCGGTGGGCTCGGGCACGTAGAGCCCGCCGGAATCGCCCATCACCGGATCGCAGATATAGACGGCATCCGGCGTCCTGGCCTTCACCGCCGATACCAGCGAGGCGACGGCCTCGGCCTGGCCGGCCTCGCCGAGATAGCCCGACAGAACCGCGCCGACCTCGCCCAGCCATGGCGCGCGCTCGAGATCGGCCATCAGCGCCTTGAACTGATCGAGCGGCGGAACGATGCGCGTCGCCCGCCCATGGCCGGGATGCCAGGGCAGGATGACTGTCGGCACCGCCCAGACCGGAAAGCCCAGTGTCTCCAGAGCAAAGACGGCGGCGCGATTGCCGACCGAACCCCGGGCGACATGGCTGGAAATGACGATGACCGCACGCGGCGCGTCGGGTTTTTCGGCGCTCATTGTTTTTTGATTCCTAGCTGCCCCGGGTGAGGAAAAGCACGAGCCAGACCATCAGGCCCAGCGCCAGAAGCAGGCCGAGTATCCGGCCAATGCGGGTGCCCCAGACCTCGATCGGGTCGGTGCGGTCGGCATCGGCGGCGGCGACATGGTCGCGCATGCCCTTCGTCGTCCGCGCCACGAAGGAATTCCCGGCCGGATCGGTCTCCTGCGCGACGCGCTCGAGGATGCGGCGCGATTCCCTGTCGCTGTCCTGGCGCCCTGCCATGATGATGTCCCGTTTTGACCGGACCTTATCGCGTTCGCGCGGCCAATCACAGGGGCTTGCGGCAAGGCGATGGATGGCCGGCCCGGTCCAGAGGGCCGAGGCCGTTTTCTTGCGCGCTGATTGTGGTAATGCTTCGCTTGCAACTTCTACCGAGGGACCCCATCATGCTTGCCCAGCGCCTTGCTCGACCATCGACATTCCGCACGCTGCCCGCCTTCCTGATGATGGCAATCGTGCTGCCGCTGCTTGCCGGCTGCGGCTACAACACGATCCCGACGGCGGAGGAAAACGCCAAGGCGGCTTGGAGCGAGGTGCTGAACCAGTATCAGCGCCGCGCCGATCTCATCCCCAATCTGGTCGAGACGGTCAAAGGCTACGCCTCGCATGAAAAGGACACGCTCGATGCGGTCGTCGAGGCGCGCGCCAAGGCGACGCAGATCACGGTGACGCCGGAAACGCTGAAGGATCCCGAGGCGCTCAAGAAGTTCCAGGATGCCCAGGCCGGGCTGACCAGCGCGCTGTCGCGGCTGATCGCGGTGTCGGAGGCCTATCCCGACCTCAAGGCCAACCAGAATTTTCTCGCGCTGCAGGCGCAGCTCGAAGGCACCGAGAACCGCATCGCGGTGGCACGGCGCGACTACATCCAGGCGGTCAGGGACTATAATCTGACGCTGAAGACCTTCCCGTCGGTGCTGTGGGCGACCTTCTGGTTCCGCAGCAACGAGCCCTTCGCCAACTTCACCGTCGACGAAGACAAGATGCAGCCGCCGAAGGTCGATTTCGGCACGAAGCAGGGCGGGTAACAGCCGGGGTCAAACGCCGTGATCTTGCTGGCCGATGAGGGACGGCGTCTGGGCCGCCTTGCCGCCATTGTGCTCTTCGTCCTGGCGCTTCCGTTCGCGGCCTTCGCCGCGGACCTGCCGGCGCTCACCGGCCGCGTCGTCGACAATGCCGGCATCCTCGACGCCGGCACCAGAGCGGCGCTGACGCAGAAACTCGCCGATTTCGAGACCAAGGGCTCCGACCAGATCGTCGTCGCCACCATCCCCAGCCTCGACGGCGAGGAGATCGAACCTTACGCCAACCGGCTGTTCCGCTTCTGGAAACTCGGCCAGGCCAAGGAGAACAACGGCGTGCTTCTGCTGGTCGCGCCGAACGACCGCAAGATGCGCATCGAGGTCGGCTACGGGCTGGAAGGCACGCTGACCGACCTGCACACCAAGCTGATCATCGAAAATGACATGGTGCCGGCCTTCCGCGCCGGCGATTTTTCCGGCGGCATCTCCAAGGCCGTCGACGACATGATCATGGTGCTGGAAGGCAATCCGGAGGAACTGGAGGCGCGTGGCCAGCGCAACCAGGAGGCGCCGTTCAATTCCGACGACCTGTTCTTCGCCATTTTCATCAGCATCTGGGCGATCA from Mesorhizobium sp. 113-3-3 encodes the following:
- a CDS encoding DUF429 domain-containing protein is translated as MTSAGVVLVGADGCKAGWIAVRREPGSLPSVEIFASFAALLAANPGDAVVAVDMPIGLPEFSSKGGRGPEALVRPLLGARQSSVFSIPSRAALYADTSDFTTIEAWYAAHRRASEVARATSDPPRGVSIQAFGIFSKIREIDALLIARPDLRGRIFESHPEVAFCRLNGDRAMQLPKKIKGSVNPAGMAERKALLYRHGCGIDFLDQAPPRGAAADDFLDAAVMMLIAGRIASGKARPFPNPPLADGFGIPVAIWA
- the pdxY gene encoding pyridoxal kinase PdxY, with protein sequence MSAEKPDAPRAVIVISSHVARGSVGNRAAVFALETLGFPVWAVPTVILPWHPGHGRATRIVPPLDQFKALMADLERAPWLGEVGAVLSGYLGEAGQAEAVASLVSAVKARTPDAVYICDPVMGDSGGLYVPEPTAAAMRDRLMPIADIATPNRYELEWMAGAPLPDLKSVIAAALHAGPSTMLVTSAQSMMIGGTGNLLLDGTQALLAEHRLIDKPPNGLGDLTAAVYLARILSGQPPIKALQSTTAAVYEILARTAKRGGDELQLETDAQSLSHPMAMVQLRHLTHPGRDRRA
- a CDS encoding LemA family protein encodes the protein MLAQRLARPSTFRTLPAFLMMAIVLPLLAGCGYNTIPTAEENAKAAWSEVLNQYQRRADLIPNLVETVKGYASHEKDTLDAVVEARAKATQITVTPETLKDPEALKKFQDAQAGLTSALSRLIAVSEAYPDLKANQNFLALQAQLEGTENRIAVARRDYIQAVRDYNLTLKTFPSVLWATFWFRSNEPFANFTVDEDKMQPPKVDFGTKQGG
- a CDS encoding TPM domain-containing protein, whose translation is MADEGRRLGRLAAIVLFVLALPFAAFAADLPALTGRVVDNAGILDAGTRAALTQKLADFETKGSDQIVVATIPSLDGEEIEPYANRLFRFWKLGQAKENNGVLLLVAPNDRKMRIEVGYGLEGTLTDLHTKLIIENDMVPAFRAGDFSGGISKAVDDMIMVLEGNPEELEARGQRNQEAPFNSDDLFFAIFISIWAIIFFGSIAASILPPIFGQKLGPGRYRWLGMTFEPGRRSSSGGWSSGSSGGGWSSGGGGGGFSGGGGSSGGGGSSGSW